Proteins encoded together in one Candidatus Bathyarchaeota archaeon window:
- a CDS encoding 2-amino-3,7-dideoxy-D-threo-hept-6-ulosonate synthase, with product MDVELNVGLDGKKRRLRRIMPDGRTVVVPMDHGVSSGPIKGLDRIAETIRLVGEGGCDAIVVHKGIAKALDTGSIGLIIHLSASTSLSEKPNWKVAVGGVKEALKLGCDAVSVHINVGAEHENRMLSMLGSVAGECDEYGVPLLAMMYPRGPKISSEHDPEAVAHAARLGAELGADIVKTNYTGDVESFRMVVESCPVPVIIAGGPKASTVEGLLQMVYDSLKAGGAGVSIGRNVFQHSHPDRMAAALASLVHRGATVEQGLKLLGEA from the coding sequence ATCGATGTGGAGTTGAATGTTGGGTTGGATGGTAAGAAGCGTAGGCTTAGGAGGATAATGCCCGACGGTCGCACCGTCGTGGTCCCCATGGACCACGGCGTATCCAGCGGGCCCATAAAGGGCCTCGACAGGATCGCTGAGACCATAAGGCTGGTGGGCGAGGGAGGATGCGACGCCATCGTCGTCCATAAGGGTATAGCCAAGGCCCTGGATACCGGGTCGATCGGACTCATAATCCATCTATCGGCCTCGACGAGCCTCTCCGAAAAGCCCAACTGGAAAGTGGCCGTGGGCGGCGTGAAGGAAGCCTTGAAGCTGGGCTGCGACGCGGTCTCGGTTCACATAAACGTGGGGGCTGAACATGAGAACCGGATGCTCTCCATGCTCGGCTCAGTGGCGGGTGAATGCGACGAGTACGGTGTCCCCCTCCTAGCCATGATGTACCCCCGGGGCCCCAAGATCTCCAGCGAACACGACCCTGAGGCCGTCGCCCACGCGGCCCGGCTTGGAGCCGAGCTCGGAGCCGACATAGTCAAAACCAACTATACGGGGGACGTGGAGTCCTTCCGGATGGTGGTGGAGTCATGTCCCGTACCTGTCATAATCGCGGGGGGGCCGAAAGCCTCCACGGTAGAGGGCCTACTGCAGATGGTTTACGATTCCCTGAAGGCGGGCGGCGCCGGGGTCTCCATAGGGAGGAACGTGTTCCAGCACAGCCACCCGGATAGGATGGCGGCGGCCCTTGCATCCCTGGTCCACCGGGGAGCCACGGTGGAGCAGGGGCTTAAACTCCTAGGCGAAGCCTAA
- the asd gene encoding aspartate-semialdehyde dehydrogenase: protein MTRVSVAVLGATGLVGQRFIQLLDGHPWFEVAGLAASERSVRKPYRVAARWRLDGGMPEGLSEMVVANPEPREFKDVPLVFSALPSDVAGPIEERFARAGKIVVSNAASHRMDPYVPVMNPEANADHLSLIEEQRIHMGWDGAIVTNPNCTTAVLTLSLKPLMDGFGLRRVLVSSMQAISGAGYPGVAALDIVDNVIPYIAKEEDKVEVETRKILGPKGGLADFKVSASCHRVSTIDGHLEAVFAETVEGAEPGEAVKAFESFRGEPQRLRLPTAPEKPILVRYEEDRPQPRLDRMEGRGMSVVVGRVRRDHALEGLKYIVLGHNTIRGAAGCAVLIGELLHAKGYI, encoded by the coding sequence TTGACCCGGGTAAGCGTAGCCGTGCTGGGGGCCACAGGGCTGGTGGGGCAGAGGTTCATCCAGCTCCTAGACGGTCACCCCTGGTTCGAGGTGGCCGGTTTAGCAGCCTCCGAGAGGAGCGTGAGGAAGCCCTACAGGGTGGCTGCCCGGTGGAGACTGGATGGGGGGATGCCCGAAGGCTTATCCGAGATGGTGGTCGCGAATCCGGAGCCCCGGGAGTTTAAGGACGTACCCCTGGTGTTCTCAGCCCTCCCATCCGATGTAGCCGGCCCGATCGAGGAGAGGTTCGCCAGGGCTGGCAAGATAGTGGTATCCAACGCCGCCTCCCATAGGATGGACCCCTACGTCCCCGTGATGAACCCTGAAGCCAACGCAGACCACCTCTCCCTCATAGAGGAGCAGCGCATCCACATGGGATGGGATGGAGCCATAGTCACGAACCCCAACTGCACCACCGCCGTCTTAACCCTCTCCCTTAAACCCTTAATGGACGGGTTCGGCCTCAGGAGGGTCCTAGTCTCCTCCATGCAAGCCATCTCAGGCGCGGGATATCCGGGCGTGGCAGCCCTGGACATAGTGGACAACGTGATACCCTACATAGCCAAGGAAGAGGATAAGGTTGAGGTGGAGACGAGGAAGATACTGGGCCCGAAGGGCGGTCTAGCGGACTTCAAGGTGAGCGCCAGCTGCCACAGGGTATCCACGATAGACGGCCACCTGGAGGCCGTCTTCGCCGAGACGGTGGAGGGGGCTGAGCCGGGGGAGGCGGTCAAAGCCTTCGAATCCTTCAGGGGGGAGCCCCAGAGGCTCCGCCTACCCACCGCCCCCGAGAAGCCCATACTGGTCAGATACGAGGAGGATAGGCCCCAGCCCCGGCTGGATAGGATGGAGGGGCGTGGAATGTCCGTGGTGGTGGGGAGGGTTAGGAGGGACCACGCGTTAGAAGGGTTGAAGTACATAGTCCTAGGCCACAACACGATCAGGGGTGCAGCTGGATGCGCCGTCCTGATAGGCGAGCTCCTCCACGCTAAAGGTTACATATAG
- a CDS encoding aspartate kinase has translation MSEFKVRDDARLVVKYGGSSLADGARVSNAANMILEALKRGKRVAVVVSAMGRTTDDLMRIASEALNGVNPGVSELDDLLSMGERTSARLLTTVLRSMGVEARYFDPEDEDWPIITDERFGDAEPILPECGLRIRDHVAPLLDRGAVPVIPGFIGKTLDGRITTIGRGGSDTTAFILARYLGAGEVILVTDVDGIMTADPKIVGEAKPLPEISARELAGLADSGTKFIHKKALRYKPRDVNVRVLNYRRGTLEAGGTLIRGEFPGELEAKLGFHEPIDMVTVVGRGLSSNPQLVYRLLRAASSSGRILGVSSDENSLILYLSSPDGKALKRIHRIVSRAGGAVAMAARRSIALIRVEGVGLEDTPGIIGRISNPLRDRGVNIFGMFTVASSISTLVDWEKRDEAVQLIKESLDHEQDQHP, from the coding sequence ATGTCAGAGTTTAAAGTTCGGGATGATGCACGGCTTGTGGTGAAATATGGGGGGTCCAGCCTAGCGGATGGAGCCAGGGTCTCAAACGCGGCCAACATGATCCTCGAGGCCTTGAAGAGGGGCAAGAGGGTGGCCGTGGTGGTCTCAGCCATGGGGCGCACCACGGACGACCTCATGAGGATAGCCAGCGAGGCCTTGAACGGTGTGAACCCGGGGGTCTCGGAGCTGGACGACCTCCTCTCCATGGGTGAACGCACGAGCGCCAGGCTGCTCACGACGGTTTTGAGGTCCATGGGGGTTGAGGCGAGGTACTTCGACCCTGAGGACGAGGATTGGCCTATAATCACCGATGAAAGGTTCGGGGATGCGGAGCCCATACTCCCGGAGTGCGGCCTGAGGATAAGGGATCACGTAGCCCCGCTCCTGGATAGGGGGGCTGTCCCCGTGATACCCGGGTTCATAGGTAAGACCCTCGACGGCAGGATAACCACCATAGGCCGGGGTGGAAGCGACACCACCGCCTTCATCCTAGCCCGGTACCTGGGGGCGGGGGAGGTCATCCTGGTCACAGATGTGGATGGGATAATGACGGCCGACCCTAAAATCGTCGGCGAGGCCAAGCCCCTACCTGAGATATCCGCGAGGGAGCTGGCTGGGCTGGCGGACTCCGGGACCAAGTTCATCCATAAGAAGGCCTTGAGATATAAGCCTAGGGACGTGAACGTGAGGGTCCTAAACTATAGGAGGGGCACCTTGGAGGCCGGGGGAACCCTGATAAGGGGCGAGTTCCCCGGGGAGCTGGAGGCCAAGCTGGGGTTCCATGAGCCCATAGACATGGTGACCGTCGTGGGTCGAGGGTTATCCTCAAACCCCCAGCTGGTCTACAGGCTCCTAAGGGCCGCCTCAAGTTCGGGGAGGATCCTAGGGGTCTCATCGGATGAGAACTCCCTGATACTCTACCTCTCCTCGCCTGACGGTAAGGCCTTGAAGAGGATCCACAGGATAGTATCCAGGGCTGGAGGTGCTGTAGCCATGGCGGCCCGCCGATCCATCGCCCTAATAAGGGTTGAAGGCGTAGGCTTGGAGGATACCCCGGGGATCATAGGGAGGATCTCGAACCCGTTAAGGGACAGGGGCGTAAACATATTCGGGATGTTCACGGTGGCCTCAAGCATATCCACCCTCGTGGACTGGGAGAAGCGAGATGAGGCCGTCCAACTCATAAAGGAGTCTCTGGACCATGAACAGGATCAACATCCTTGA
- a CDS encoding C-terminal binding protein encodes MTRPRVVVTDHVYPSIEVERGILESSGFSFKVYQCKDEEEVVKACRGADGILTTFAPITRRVIQSLDRAKVIVRHGVGYDNIDVSAASERGIMVVNIPDFGGSEVADHTLALMASLLRRIPQYNRLVRSGRWRSWADYRPLPPLYRLTLGVVGFGRIGRQVASKAMGAFGMKVVAYDPYVAEEEFRRLHVTPVGLESLLKTSDIVTLHTPLTDETRHMIDEGRLRLMKPTAILINTSRGPVVDQKALTEALRRGWISGAALDVLASEPPDRDDPLLKMENVILTPHIAWFSEESFTDLLQKAAQEVIRALKGEEPLHIVNRKELKERGYID; translated from the coding sequence TTGACGAGGCCTAGGGTCGTTGTCACCGATCACGTCTACCCCAGCATAGAAGTCGAGAGGGGGATCCTTGAATCCTCAGGGTTCAGCTTTAAGGTCTACCAGTGTAAGGATGAAGAGGAGGTCGTGAAGGCATGCCGGGGGGCCGATGGGATTCTAACCACCTTCGCTCCCATCACCCGCCGGGTAATCCAATCCCTGGATAGAGCCAAGGTTATAGTCCGCCATGGGGTCGGCTACGATAACATAGACGTATCCGCCGCCTCCGAGAGGGGGATAATGGTGGTGAACATCCCGGACTTCGGGGGATCCGAGGTAGCCGACCACACCCTAGCCTTGATGGCCTCCCTCCTAAGGAGGATACCTCAATACAATAGGCTCGTAAGGTCCGGACGGTGGAGGAGCTGGGCCGATTATAGGCCCCTACCACCCCTATACAGGCTGACCCTCGGAGTGGTGGGCTTCGGCAGGATCGGGAGGCAGGTGGCCTCCAAGGCCATGGGAGCCTTCGGGATGAAGGTGGTCGCCTACGACCCATACGTGGCCGAGGAGGAGTTCAGGAGGCTCCACGTAACCCCTGTAGGACTGGAGAGCCTTCTAAAAACCTCGGATATCGTAACCCTCCACACACCCCTAACCGATGAGACCAGGCACATGATAGATGAAGGGCGGCTCAGGCTCATGAAGCCCACAGCCATACTCATAAACACTTCGAGGGGCCCGGTGGTGGATCAGAAGGCCTTAACGGAGGCCCTGAGGAGGGGCTGGATATCCGGCGCAGCCCTGGACGTCCTAGCCTCGGAGCCCCCGGACAGGGACGACCCACTGCTGAAGATGGAGAACGTGATCCTCACCCCCCACATAGCATGGTTCTCAGAGGAAAGCTTCACGGATCTACTCCAGAAAGCCGCCCAAGAAGTTATAAGAGCCCTGAAAGGAGAGGAACCCCTTCATATAGTCAACAGGAAAGAGCTGAAGGAGAGGGGATACATCGATTGA
- a CDS encoding DMT family transporter gives MGWSGRFTGLILLLVLCLSWGLAFVAIKMSLIYLSPVSLTFLRFSVASILFALYLLYRGAPIPLRLVPRVALLGFTGFTVYHLSLNLGETGTAAGIAGLVVASSPVFITLLSRAVLGEKLTILKVVGTASGLLGLAVMITPSLQASGNPIRVLAILPAPITSALYTVLGKLYLKEGEPAVLTGYAQLFGLLLLTPIASKSVILEAASLPPTGWIPILFLGICSTTLGYTIWFKLLKMGEASMVGNYIYLTTLVAILGGRIILNEPFTLNLAAGGILVVSGVYLTHRGSTGQNPQ, from the coding sequence TTGGGCTGGTCTGGACGCTTCACCGGTTTAATCCTGCTCCTGGTTCTATGCCTCTCCTGGGGTTTAGCCTTCGTAGCCATCAAGATGAGCCTCATCTACCTCTCACCCGTCTCACTCACCTTCCTGAGGTTCTCGGTGGCCTCCATCCTGTTCGCCCTATACCTCCTCTACAGGGGGGCCCCCATACCTTTACGCCTCGTACCCAGGGTTGCCCTGCTGGGTTTTACAGGGTTCACAGTTTATCACCTCAGCCTTAACCTGGGCGAGACTGGGACAGCTGCTGGCATTGCGGGCCTCGTGGTAGCCTCTTCGCCTGTGTTCATAACCCTCCTCTCCAGGGCTGTGCTGGGGGAGAAGCTTACGATATTAAAGGTCGTAGGAACCGCCTCCGGCCTCCTGGGATTAGCCGTCATGATAACCCCAAGCCTCCAAGCCTCAGGGAACCCCATAAGAGTTTTAGCGATACTGCCGGCGCCCATAACCTCAGCCTTATACACCGTCCTGGGAAAACTATACTTGAAGGAGGGGGAGCCCGCGGTCCTCACAGGCTACGCCCAGCTGTTCGGCCTCCTCCTCCTAACCCCCATAGCCTCCAAATCCGTGATCCTCGAGGCCGCAAGCCTCCCCCCCACGGGATGGATTCCCATCCTATTCCTGGGGATATGCTCGACAACCCTAGGCTACACTATATGGTTCAAACTCCTAAAGATGGGGGAGGCCTCCATGGTGGGCAACTACATATACCTGACCACCCTGGTAGCCATCCTGGGGGGCCGCATAATCCTGAACGAGCCCTTCACGTTAAACCTGGCGGCGGGAGGCATACTCGTCGTATCCGGCGTATACCTGACCCATCGGGGCTCGACGGGGCAGAACCCTCAATAG
- a CDS encoding ECF transporter S component, whose amino-acid sequence MAVASAVTGIGFLLTAPIPLIPGAIHWRVLAFLPCVFGILLGPYTGFVSGAVGNTLWAVLGGYFNLATPIFDLIGVGLTGYIPGALVKPEECKTGRGAAKAAVISGIAGLIMVPIVAVGFQLVGVAPFWPAVYMLILSDLPPIIVGTPIITRVLLPVLEARGVTKRRF is encoded by the coding sequence ATGGCCGTCGCGTCAGCGGTCACCGGGATAGGCTTCCTCTTGACAGCGCCTATACCCTTAATTCCGGGAGCTATCCACTGGAGGGTGCTCGCGTTCCTCCCATGCGTCTTCGGCATCCTGCTAGGCCCGTACACCGGATTCGTCTCAGGCGCCGTTGGAAACACCCTGTGGGCTGTCCTAGGAGGATACTTCAACCTGGCCACGCCCATATTCGACCTCATCGGCGTAGGCCTCACCGGGTATATCCCAGGAGCCCTGGTCAAGCCTGAGGAGTGTAAGACGGGGAGGGGTGCCGCCAAGGCCGCGGTGATATCGGGGATAGCAGGCCTGATAATGGTCCCAATAGTAGCGGTGGGCTTCCAGCTGGTGGGGGTTGCACCCTTCTGGCCGGCGGTCTACATGCTCATCCTAAGCGATCTACCGCCCATAATCGTTGGTACTCCGATCATAACGAGGGTTCTACTTCCGGTCCTCGAGGCCAGAGGGGTGACAAAGAGGAGGTTCTAA